A DNA window from Rossellomorea marisflavi contains the following coding sequences:
- a CDS encoding uracil-DNA glycosylase, producing the protein MIFQNDWADLLDDELNKDYYRSLREWLKKEYDEHTVYPPMFDIFNAFHYTSYDDVKVVLLGQDPYHGPNQAEGLSFSVKKGVKIPPSLRNMYKELESDIGCPVPEHGSLVKWAKDGVLLLNTVLTVRDGEAHSHRNNGWERLTDHVIKMLNDRDKPIVFILWGKPAQAKEKLIDQSVHFIIKSPHPSPLSAHRGFFGSKPYSRTNQFLKEHHIPEIDWCID; encoded by the coding sequence ATGATTTTTCAAAATGACTGGGCGGATTTGTTAGATGATGAGTTGAATAAGGACTATTACCGGTCCCTGAGGGAGTGGCTGAAGAAAGAATATGACGAGCATACGGTATACCCGCCCATGTTCGATATCTTCAATGCATTCCACTACACCTCATATGACGACGTCAAGGTGGTCCTGCTCGGCCAAGATCCCTATCATGGACCGAATCAAGCAGAGGGACTGAGCTTTTCCGTGAAGAAAGGGGTAAAGATTCCCCCGTCCCTGCGGAATATGTACAAGGAACTTGAAAGCGACATCGGCTGCCCTGTGCCGGAACATGGTTCGTTGGTAAAATGGGCAAAAGATGGTGTCCTCCTTTTGAATACGGTATTGACGGTGAGGGACGGGGAAGCTCACTCCCACCGGAACAATGGATGGGAACGTCTGACGGATCATGTGATCAAAATGTTGAATGATCGGGATAAGCCGATCGTATTCATCTTGTGGGGAAAACCTGCTCAGGCAAAAGAAAAATTGATCGATCAATCCGTCCATTTCATCATTAAATCTCCGCATCCGAGTCCGCTGTCAGCACATCGAGGCTTTTTTGGGAGCAAACCATATTCCAGAACGAATCAGTTTTTGAAAGAACATCATATCCCGGAGATCGATTGGTGCATCGACTAG
- a CDS encoding DUF423 domain-containing protein, with protein sequence MKTFIIIGAINAFLSVALGAFGAHALEGKISAKYIETWNTGVQYQMFHAIGILIIGVMLGNLAPSSLLSWSGWLMLIGTILFSGSLYVLSLSGIKVLGAITPLGGVSFLAAWVLLIIFATKNL encoded by the coding sequence ATGAAGACATTCATCATCATCGGAGCGATAAATGCTTTCCTATCCGTGGCACTTGGCGCGTTCGGTGCTCATGCCCTAGAAGGAAAGATTTCCGCCAAATATATTGAGACCTGGAATACAGGTGTTCAATATCAGATGTTCCATGCTATCGGGATCCTGATCATTGGGGTCATGCTTGGAAACCTTGCACCAAGCTCTCTCTTATCATGGTCAGGCTGGTTGATGCTGATCGGAACGATTCTTTTCTCAGGAAGCCTGTATGTATTGAGTCTGTCAGGAATCAAGGTGCTGGGGGCCATCACACCGCTTGGAGGTGTCAGCTTCCTTGCTGCCTGGGTGCTCCTGATCATTTTTGCCACGAAAAATTTATAA
- a CDS encoding lipoate--protein ligase family protein, producing the protein MMEKDKVYELLRQDRWRVIDQSSLGPVFGALQSFAMDDTLCTVTGSGDSDPTARSWVHHQTVVLGIQDTKLPFLDDALEVLEEAGYHYIVRNSGGLAVVLDEGVLNLSLVFPDSEKGIDINRGYDAMWLLVKEMFPEVSGQIEAKEITRSYCPGGYDLSIDDRKFAGISQRRIRGGVAVQIYLCVNGSGSERAELIRRFYEVGLQGEPSKFTFPDIDPSVMASLAELLGVELTVQDVMMRFLTSLHSFSGQLYNSSLQGEEYAMYEAYYERVVDRNAKVLGMK; encoded by the coding sequence ATGATGGAGAAAGATAAAGTATATGAGCTCCTCCGCCAAGACCGGTGGAGGGTGATTGATCAATCGAGCCTCGGACCGGTCTTCGGTGCCCTGCAGTCGTTCGCGATGGATGATACGCTATGCACCGTCACGGGATCAGGAGACTCCGACCCCACTGCCCGTTCGTGGGTCCACCACCAGACCGTGGTCCTCGGCATCCAGGACACCAAACTCCCATTTCTGGATGATGCCCTTGAAGTGCTTGAAGAAGCCGGGTATCACTACATTGTCCGGAACTCAGGAGGCCTTGCCGTCGTCCTGGATGAGGGGGTCCTCAACCTATCCCTCGTCTTCCCCGATTCGGAAAAGGGGATCGACATCAACAGGGGATATGATGCCATGTGGCTTCTCGTCAAAGAGATGTTCCCGGAAGTAAGCGGGCAGATCGAAGCGAAAGAAATCACCCGCTCCTACTGCCCCGGCGGCTATGACCTGAGTATCGACGACCGGAAGTTCGCCGGCATCTCCCAGCGCAGGATCCGAGGAGGCGTGGCGGTCCAGATCTACCTTTGCGTCAACGGAAGCGGCTCGGAACGTGCAGAGCTCATCCGCCGGTTCTACGAGGTGGGGCTGCAGGGTGAACCATCGAAATTCACCTTCCCTGATATCGACCCAAGCGTCATGGCGAGCCTTGCCGAACTCTTGGGGGTCGAGCTCACGGTCCAGGATGTGATGATGAGGTTCCTGACGTCCCTCCACTCATTCAGCGGGCAGCTTTACAATTCATCCCTCCAAGGGGAAGAATACGCCATGTATGAAGCATATTACGAGCGCGTCGTAGACAGGAATGCGAAGGTACTCGGAATGAAATAA
- the bshB2 gene encoding bacillithiol biosynthesis deacetylase BshB2, producing the protein MEKERQLLVIFPHPDDEAFGVSGTISSHVNNGTPVTYACLTLGEMGRNLGNPPFATRESLPLIRKKELQKAAEVMGIQDLRMMGYRDKTVEFENDEKLANMVTELIEELDPSLIITFYPGYSVHPDHEATARAVIRAVRRLPKASRPKLHCLAFSNGCEKELGQPDITVDISAVKEQKLNTMRAHISQTAWMLKDLDKGIEQNDPEALRWVTNERFWSYQWEKDSVE; encoded by the coding sequence ATGGAAAAAGAAAGACAATTACTCGTAATCTTTCCCCATCCCGACGACGAAGCGTTCGGTGTATCCGGAACGATCTCATCTCATGTCAATAACGGAACCCCTGTCACATATGCATGCCTGACCCTTGGTGAAATGGGCCGTAATTTGGGGAATCCACCATTCGCCACACGGGAATCCCTCCCTCTCATTCGTAAGAAGGAACTGCAAAAAGCAGCTGAGGTCATGGGAATTCAAGACCTTCGCATGATGGGTTACCGCGATAAGACTGTCGAGTTCGAAAATGATGAAAAGCTCGCGAATATGGTGACGGAACTGATCGAAGAGCTCGACCCTTCCCTGATCATCACATTCTACCCTGGCTATTCCGTCCATCCAGACCACGAGGCAACCGCCCGCGCTGTCATCAGGGCCGTACGCCGTTTGCCAAAAGCTTCCCGTCCGAAGCTTCACTGCCTGGCTTTCTCGAATGGATGCGAAAAGGAACTCGGCCAACCGGATATCACAGTCGATATTTCTGCTGTGAAGGAGCAAAAGCTCAACACGATGAGAGCCCATATCTCCCAAACCGCCTGGATGCTGAAAGATTTGGACAAAGGCATCGAGCAAAATGATCCTGAGGCCCTTCGCTGGGTAACCAACGAGCGATTCTGGAGCTATCAGTGGGAAAAAGACTCTGTTGAATAA
- a CDS encoding site-2 protease family protein has product MPFVIISLVVGFTVHEFAHAYVAYRFGDHTAKDQGRLTLNPAQHLDPIGTLLLLIAGFGWARPVPVQRSRFKNPKLAGILVSLAGPLSNFLVAFIAYALFFFFIGVSGFAVPSFIVNLLQMMVYLNVLLFVFNLIPVPPLDGYRVIEDLAPPHVRSKMSQYEQYGALIFIVLVITPLGNYTIRPLLFNGIAAVNQTFNSIFTAIYSLFS; this is encoded by the coding sequence ATGCCGTTTGTCATCATTTCCCTCGTCGTGGGGTTCACGGTCCATGAGTTTGCCCACGCGTATGTAGCCTACCGCTTCGGCGACCATACGGCGAAGGATCAGGGACGCCTGACGCTGAATCCGGCTCAGCATCTAGATCCGATCGGGACGCTTCTGCTCCTGATCGCAGGTTTCGGGTGGGCAAGACCGGTACCGGTCCAGCGTTCGCGTTTTAAAAATCCGAAGCTTGCCGGGATCCTTGTGTCCCTTGCCGGCCCGCTCAGCAACTTTCTAGTGGCCTTCATCGCTTACGCCCTGTTCTTTTTCTTCATTGGCGTCAGTGGATTCGCGGTCCCGTCGTTCATCGTGAATCTTCTACAGATGATGGTTTACTTAAATGTCCTGCTGTTCGTCTTCAATCTGATACCGGTTCCGCCGTTGGACGGATACCGGGTGATAGAGGATCTGGCACCGCCCCATGTGCGTTCAAAGATGAGCCAGTATGAGCAGTATGGTGCACTGATTTTCATCGTACTCGTCATTACCCCATTGGGGAACTATACGATCAGACCGTTGCTTTTCAACGGGATTGCCGCGGTGAATCAAACGTTTAACAGCATTTTCACGGCAATCTATTCACTATTTTCGTAG
- a CDS encoding 2-hydroxymuconate tautomerase: MPYVTVKMLEGRTDDQKRALVEKVTEAVSETTGAPEEKVVVFIEEMTPNHYASGGKRLSDQ; the protein is encoded by the coding sequence ATGCCTTATGTTACCGTGAAGATGCTGGAAGGACGCACCGATGATCAGAAGCGCGCACTCGTTGAGAAAGTGACGGAAGCCGTCAGCGAAACGACCGGTGCACCTGAAGAGAAAGTCGTCGTCTTCATCGAGGAAATGACCCCTAACCACTACGCGTCAGGCGGCAAGCGCTTAAGCGACCAATGA
- the hemQ gene encoding hydrogen peroxide-dependent heme synthase, with product MAEPAQTLDGWYSLHDFRAIDWTTWKMLSSEDRTEAIAEFHRFLDKLNSTQDAKEGSHALYSIVGQKADFMLMILRPTMEELNELENEFNKLKIAEFTVPTFSYVSVVELGNYMPSEGDPYENPYVKERLYPILPKANHVCFYPMDKRRQGNDNWYMLPMEDRRDMMRSHGMIGRQYAGKVKQIITGSVGFDDYEWGVTLFADDVLQFKKLVYEMRFDEVSARYGEFGAFYVGNLLPEEKIETFLHVN from the coding sequence TTGGCAGAACCGGCACAAACATTGGATGGTTGGTATTCCCTTCATGATTTCCGGGCAATCGATTGGACGACATGGAAGATGCTCTCCAGCGAAGATCGTACGGAAGCCATTGCGGAATTCCACCGCTTTTTAGATAAGTTGAACAGCACACAGGATGCGAAGGAAGGCAGCCATGCCCTCTATTCGATCGTCGGACAGAAGGCTGATTTCATGCTGATGATCCTGCGTCCTACCATGGAAGAACTGAACGAGCTTGAGAACGAGTTCAACAAGTTGAAGATCGCTGAGTTCACCGTTCCGACATTCTCATATGTCTCAGTAGTCGAATTGGGTAACTATATGCCTTCAGAAGGCGATCCTTATGAAAATCCTTATGTGAAAGAGCGACTATACCCGATCCTACCGAAGGCGAATCACGTCTGCTTCTATCCGATGGACAAGCGCCGCCAAGGAAACGATAACTGGTATATGCTCCCGATGGAAGACCGTCGCGATATGATGAGGAGCCACGGGATGATCGGCCGTCAATATGCCGGCAAAGTGAAGCAGATCATCACGGGCTCTGTCGGTTTCGATGACTACGAATGGGGCGTCACGCTGTTTGCAGATGATGTCCTTCAGTTCAAAAAGCTTGTTTACGAAATGCGTTTTGACGAAGTCAGTGCACGTTACGGGGAATTCGGTGCTTTCTATGTCGGGAACCTTCTTCCTGAAGAAAAGATCGAAACATTCCTGCATGTGAACTAA
- the pdxK gene encoding pyridoxine/pyridoxal/pyridoxamine kinase — protein sequence MTLKKTLTIAGSDTSGGAGIQADLKTFQEHGVYGMTALTTVVTMDPADHWHHNVHPLPVSTLEAQLETVLSVGIDAMKTGMLGTVEVIELAAKKIDQYGLNKVVIDPVMVCKGEDEVLHPETTDAMREHLLQRATVVTPNLFEAGQLAQTGPIKTIEGMKEAAKKIHDLGAKNVVIKGGKQLEHTKALDLFYDGTDFTILEEDKVDTTYNHGAGCTFAAAITANLANGQDVKEAVTNAKTFVTAAIKHGFKLNEYVGPVMHGAYNRFDK from the coding sequence ATGACATTGAAAAAAACACTAACCATTGCTGGTTCTGATACAAGTGGGGGCGCAGGCATCCAGGCGGACCTGAAAACCTTCCAGGAGCACGGCGTTTATGGCATGACCGCCCTTACCACCGTCGTAACGATGGACCCTGCCGATCATTGGCACCACAACGTACACCCCCTTCCTGTAAGCACCCTTGAAGCTCAGCTTGAGACCGTCCTTTCTGTCGGGATCGATGCGATGAAAACCGGGATGCTGGGTACGGTGGAAGTCATCGAGCTTGCCGCAAAAAAAATCGATCAATACGGCTTAAATAAAGTCGTCATCGATCCGGTGATGGTATGTAAAGGGGAAGATGAAGTTCTTCACCCGGAAACAACCGACGCTATGAGAGAGCACCTCCTTCAGCGCGCCACGGTGGTGACTCCCAACCTTTTCGAAGCTGGACAGCTTGCTCAGACTGGTCCAATCAAAACCATTGAAGGCATGAAGGAAGCCGCAAAGAAAATCCATGACCTCGGAGCGAAGAACGTAGTCATCAAAGGCGGAAAGCAGCTTGAACACACAAAAGCCCTCGATCTCTTCTATGATGGAACGGACTTCACCATCCTGGAAGAAGATAAAGTGGATACCACATACAACCATGGAGCAGGATGCACATTCGCTGCTGCCATCACTGCAAATCTTGCCAATGGACAGGATGTAAAAGAAGCTGTGACAAATGCAAAAACATTCGTAACAGCTGCCATCAAGCACGGATTCAAGTTGAACGAGTATGTAGGGCCTGTCATGCATGGCGCTTACAATCGATTTGATAAATAA
- a CDS encoding RsfA family transcriptional regulator encodes MTVKSRQDAWTEENDLLLAETVLRHVREGSTQLNAFEEVGDQLNRTSAACGFRWNAVVRHQYEKALQLAKKQRKQRHRILGKDQGGKKKLLYQPPAPSFDDLDAMSLSMPEDDVPFSLDEFIHKPQSEETGQPEQPVHEAVPVASKGEMSIEKVIAFLQQYALSNSDVYKIENQRLKGEIHELRKENEALGKKVNELENNTVTMQEDYETLMQIMNRARKLVLFDEDEAAKSPRFKMDRNGNLEKVAEG; translated from the coding sequence ATGACAGTTAAATCAAGACAAGATGCCTGGACTGAAGAAAATGATCTTTTACTGGCAGAAACCGTCCTTCGTCACGTGCGTGAGGGCAGCACTCAGCTAAATGCATTCGAAGAAGTGGGAGATCAGTTGAATCGTACGTCGGCAGCATGCGGATTCCGTTGGAACGCAGTGGTGCGCCATCAGTATGAGAAAGCTCTTCAACTAGCAAAAAAACAGAGAAAGCAGCGCCATCGAATTCTGGGGAAAGATCAAGGTGGGAAGAAGAAGCTATTGTATCAGCCGCCTGCACCTTCCTTCGATGATCTGGATGCTATGTCTCTATCAATGCCGGAGGATGATGTTCCCTTCTCCCTTGATGAGTTCATCCATAAGCCCCAGTCAGAGGAAACAGGACAGCCGGAACAACCGGTACATGAAGCAGTACCCGTTGCCTCTAAAGGCGAAATGAGCATCGAGAAGGTCATTGCGTTCCTGCAACAGTACGCCCTTTCCAATTCCGATGTATACAAGATTGAGAATCAGCGTTTAAAGGGTGAGATCCATGAGCTCAGAAAAGAAAATGAGGCATTGGGTAAAAAGGTGAATGAGCTGGAGAACAACACAGTGACCATGCAGGAGGATTATGAAACCCTCATGCAGATCATGAACCGGGCACGTAAGCTGGTCCTGTTTGATGAGGATGAAGCTGCAAAATCACCGCGCTTTAAAATGGACCGCAACGGCAACCTGGAAAAAGTGGCAGAAGGTTGA
- a CDS encoding YwgA family protein yields the protein MLKEHAKLMSAFMASGEVIGRKKLQKMIFIAKKLAFPFQERFEFHFYGPYSEELTLRVEELCNMGFISEVKEKKGGYYQYRYSVTEEGEDFLRIYEKDMPFLKDCLTDMNGQSARFLELVSTVLYFDTLPKEEVAEKVFTLKSKQKYTNEEVDEAYAYIESLKKVIH from the coding sequence TTGTTGAAAGAACACGCAAAATTGATGAGCGCCTTCATGGCATCGGGAGAAGTGATCGGGAGGAAGAAGCTTCAGAAGATGATCTTCATCGCGAAGAAGCTGGCCTTCCCGTTTCAGGAGCGCTTTGAATTTCATTTCTATGGTCCCTATTCAGAGGAACTGACTCTCAGAGTGGAAGAATTATGCAATATGGGGTTCATCTCGGAAGTGAAGGAGAAGAAGGGCGGCTATTATCAATACCGCTACTCCGTCACGGAAGAAGGGGAGGACTTTTTGAGAATCTATGAAAAGGACATGCCGTTCCTCAAGGATTGCTTAACGGATATGAACGGTCAATCGGCCCGTTTCCTTGAGCTCGTATCGACGGTCCTTTACTTTGATACCTTGCCGAAAGAAGAAGTGGCGGAAAAGGTCTTCACCCTGAAGAGCAAACAAAAGTATACGAATGAAGAAGTGGATGAGGCCTATGCCTACATCGAAAGCTTGAAAAAGGTCATTCACTAG
- a CDS encoding YojF family protein, whose amino-acid sequence MKPIQLADVQGLINQFARQDIYIHLETTNGAYASHFNENFFSAGAYIRNAKVNYEHGKIVGDGPFRVGLKLEIGWIYAEGLTHYEQDDEGRLLMAGHGADGKLAVALEISPTPFK is encoded by the coding sequence ATGAAGCCCATTCAATTAGCGGATGTGCAAGGACTGATCAATCAGTTCGCACGTCAAGATATTTATATACATTTAGAAACGACCAACGGTGCGTACGCATCTCATTTCAACGAGAACTTCTTCTCCGCAGGCGCCTACATCCGAAACGCCAAGGTCAATTATGAGCATGGAAAGATCGTCGGAGACGGTCCCTTCCGTGTCGGATTGAAGCTTGAAATCGGCTGGATCTATGCTGAAGGCTTGACCCATTATGAACAAGATGATGAAGGCAGGCTGCTGATGGCCGGACACGGAGCTGATGGAAAACTGGCCGTTGCCCTCGAAATCAGCCCTACCCCATTCAAGTAG
- a CDS encoding general stress protein — MYKVHTVENVVEAKKEIEMLTSQGYTKDDIFVFAHDKNRSQHITEGTDTESVGLKEQGVFDAIGNLFQKRGDELRSKMKAVGLNQAEADTYEEELDKGKLVIVASKHGIDHNQGVL; from the coding sequence ATGTATAAAGTACACACGGTAGAAAACGTAGTCGAAGCAAAGAAAGAAATCGAAATGCTGACAAGCCAGGGATATACAAAGGACGATATCTTCGTATTTGCACATGATAAGAATCGTTCCCAGCATATCACCGAGGGGACCGATACGGAATCGGTCGGACTCAAGGAACAAGGGGTATTCGACGCAATCGGGAACCTTTTCCAAAAACGCGGTGATGAGCTGCGCTCCAAGATGAAAGCAGTCGGACTCAATCAGGCAGAAGCTGATACGTATGAGGAAGAACTCGACAAGGGGAAATTAGTCATTGTCGCTTCCAAACACGGAATCGATCACAACCAGGGCGTCCTTTAA
- the gerQ gene encoding spore coat protein GerQ, with amino-acid sequence MSNYPNYGQGYNQYNPYSQYGGQQSQSQGQNFNMPQSGGNYIPSPTNAPAPSSQNVPGMLPMEESYIENILRLNKGKVATVYTTFENNKEWNAKVFKGIIEAAGRDHLILTDPQTGMRYLIPMIYLDYITFDEEIEYEYPYAQGYSPRR; translated from the coding sequence TTGTCTAATTATCCTAACTATGGGCAAGGATACAACCAGTATAATCCGTATAGTCAGTATGGAGGCCAGCAGAGTCAGAGTCAGGGACAGAACTTCAATATGCCGCAATCAGGGGGGAATTACATCCCTTCCCCGACAAACGCCCCGGCACCATCGTCACAGAACGTTCCCGGTATGCTTCCGATGGAAGAATCGTACATCGAGAACATTCTCAGGTTGAACAAAGGGAAAGTCGCCACGGTATATACCACGTTTGAGAATAATAAAGAATGGAATGCGAAAGTCTTCAAAGGAATCATTGAAGCTGCTGGGCGGGATCATCTCATACTCACCGATCCACAGACAGGCATGCGCTATCTTATCCCGATGATCTACTTGGATTACATCACGTTTGATGAAGAAATCGAGTATGAATATCCATATGCTCAAGGATATTCACCTCGAAGATAA
- a CDS encoding IS110 family transposase: MDFTQNERLNQINEQTLIIGIDIAKHKHVARAIDDRGIDLSKRLVFPNSLEGFQLLLEWARQLSADTSRPNLMLGMEPTGHYWMNLAYFLKSQGERPVVVNPMKVKKSKELDDDSPTKNDTKDAKVIAQVMRAGRYHEPTLPEGIYAELREGVKLFDIIQEDLSSIKAQIHNLLDRYFPEFMTVFKKWNGKMAMAILKLGYLPTDIRQKTEEELLYDVKALGTKNVGVARMRHLKKAADSSVGMTVGLRMAREELRYLVDQYESLNERLDNLKEELEELVLTVPGADLMMAINGVGAMTIVGFFAEIGDLSNYKDPRQIIKLAGLNLMMNQSGTHRGKTTITKRGRRRLRSILYQVARPLTFHNDAFKALHQYYKHRRTNPLKGKQSFVALGRKLIKVLFVIGTRKCAFSEEHMLRDIPHMRDGQAA, encoded by the coding sequence ATGGATTTTACACAAAATGAACGACTTAATCAAATTAATGAACAGACTTTAATCATCGGCATTGATATCGCCAAGCATAAACACGTCGCCAGGGCTATTGATGATCGAGGAATCGACTTATCGAAGCGTCTGGTTTTTCCGAATTCGTTAGAAGGCTTCCAATTGTTACTAGAGTGGGCTCGACAATTAAGTGCGGACACATCCCGTCCGAACTTGATGTTGGGGATGGAGCCCACGGGACATTATTGGATGAATCTAGCTTACTTCTTGAAATCACAGGGCGAGCGCCCTGTGGTGGTAAATCCGATGAAGGTTAAGAAATCAAAAGAACTGGATGATGACTCGCCTACCAAAAATGATACTAAGGATGCGAAGGTCATCGCCCAAGTCATGAGGGCAGGGCGGTATCATGAGCCTACCTTGCCAGAAGGCATCTATGCCGAGTTACGTGAAGGCGTGAAACTCTTTGACATCATTCAAGAAGATCTCTCTTCCATCAAAGCACAGATCCATAACCTTCTGGATCGGTATTTCCCTGAATTCATGACGGTGTTTAAGAAGTGGAATGGAAAAATGGCGATGGCAATTCTGAAGTTAGGCTATCTTCCAACAGATATTCGACAGAAGACAGAAGAGGAACTTCTATACGACGTAAAGGCATTAGGGACCAAAAATGTAGGGGTGGCGCGTATGCGCCACTTAAAGAAAGCAGCTGACTCCAGTGTTGGAATGACCGTAGGTCTCCGAATGGCTCGTGAAGAGCTTCGCTATCTCGTTGATCAGTATGAGTCCTTAAACGAACGTCTGGACAACCTGAAAGAAGAACTTGAAGAACTGGTTCTCACGGTTCCTGGAGCAGATCTTATGATGGCGATCAATGGCGTGGGAGCGATGACCATTGTTGGTTTCTTTGCCGAGATTGGTGACTTATCAAATTACAAAGATCCACGACAGATTATTAAATTAGCAGGACTGAATTTGATGATGAACCAATCCGGCACACATCGAGGGAAAACGACCATTACTAAGCGTGGGCGACGAAGGTTGCGTTCGATTCTGTATCAAGTCGCCCGCCCTTTAACTTTTCATAATGACGCCTTTAAAGCCCTTCATCAGTATTATAAACACCGTCGAACGAATCCTCTTAAAGGGAAACAGTCTTTTGTCGCATTAGGACGTAAACTGATTAAGGTCTTATTTGTAATAGGCACACGAAAGTGTGCGTTTAGTGAGGAACATATGCTTCGCGATATCCCTCATATGAGAGACGGGCAGGCAGCTTAA
- the pta gene encoding phosphate acetyltransferase — MSNLFATLTDKVKGKELKIVFPEGTDERILTAASRLAADGILTPIVIGNKEQVEAKAHEQNVKLAGCEIIDPATFAGMDDLVKSFVERRKGKATEEDAKKILLDGNYFGTMLVYTGQAHGLVSGAAHSTADTVRPALQIIKTKEGVRKTSGVFIMVREEEKYVFADCAINISPDSQDLAEIAIESAKTAEMFDIDPRVAMLSFSTKGSAKSPETEKVVDAVTIAKEKAPSITVDGEFQFDAAFVPSVAEKKAPGADIQGNANVFVFPSLEAGNIGYKIAQRLGNFEAVGPILQGLNAPVNDLSRGCNEEDVYKLALITAAQAL, encoded by the coding sequence TTGAGTAATTTATTTGCGACATTGACAGATAAAGTAAAAGGTAAAGAGTTGAAGATCGTTTTCCCTGAAGGCACTGACGAGCGCATCCTTACTGCCGCTTCCCGCCTTGCTGCAGACGGCATCCTGACGCCGATCGTGATCGGAAACAAAGAGCAGGTCGAAGCGAAGGCACATGAACAGAATGTAAAACTCGCAGGCTGCGAAATCATTGATCCTGCAACGTTTGCAGGCATGGATGATTTGGTGAAATCATTCGTTGAACGCCGCAAAGGCAAAGCGACGGAAGAGGACGCGAAAAAGATCCTTCTTGATGGAAACTACTTCGGAACCATGCTTGTATATACTGGACAAGCTCATGGTCTTGTAAGCGGAGCGGCTCATTCAACAGCAGACACTGTGCGCCCTGCCCTTCAGATCATCAAAACAAAAGAAGGCGTGCGTAAAACGTCAGGCGTCTTCATCATGGTACGTGAAGAAGAGAAATATGTATTTGCAGATTGCGCGATCAATATTTCCCCTGACAGCCAAGATCTTGCTGAAATTGCCATTGAAAGTGCAAAAACAGCGGAAATGTTCGATATCGATCCCCGTGTTGCCATGTTGAGCTTCTCAACAAAAGGATCTGCTAAATCACCTGAAACAGAAAAAGTGGTTGACGCCGTAACCATTGCAAAAGAAAAAGCACCTTCCATCACAGTGGACGGAGAATTCCAATTCGATGCAGCGTTCGTTCCATCCGTTGCAGAGAAAAAGGCTCCAGGTGCAGACATCCAAGGAAATGCCAACGTCTTCGTATTCCCAAGCCTTGAAGCAGGGAATATCGGATACAAAATTGCTCAACGCCTTGGTAATTTCGAAGCGGTTGGACCGATCCTTCAAGGATTGAACGCGCCGGTGAACGACCTTTCACGCGGTTGTAATGAAGAAGACGTGTACAAGCTTGCCCTCATCACGGCAGCTCAAGCACTGTAA
- a CDS encoding YwdI family protein, with amino-acid sequence MNIPHQSLIKKMEMEIGKARNAEKASQIREHIYSIKAMCELLLEEQAGEAPAVFQQSAVQYIPQPEPISKPVSLQKEEPLETDDGANGSSLFDF; translated from the coding sequence ATGAATATCCCTCATCAGTCTTTAATCAAGAAGATGGAGATGGAGATCGGGAAGGCAAGGAATGCTGAAAAGGCCAGCCAGATCCGGGAACACATTTATTCCATCAAGGCGATGTGCGAATTGCTCCTCGAAGAGCAGGCGGGAGAAGCACCTGCGGTTTTCCAACAGTCAGCCGTTCAATATATCCCGCAGCCGGAACCGATATCCAAGCCGGTTTCCCTCCAGAAGGAAGAGCCGCTGGAAACGGATGATGGTGCGAATGGTTCATCCCTTTTTGATTTCTAA